The proteins below come from a single Thermocladium sp. ECH_B genomic window:
- a CDS encoding riboflavin kinase has product MLSAASVVSAVHMEYRDLRKIPYLLMLIMNGVNDVESRQINITKVAAQLGTTPQNLSKILRKLESDGIISRSPGDKIEVRLTPKGSELLKQVITLIGQYLGQSLTVMLRGRVVSGLGEGRFYMSLEGYRKQFVERLGINPYPGTLNVKINDEYIRERIYLEKLPGIIIEGFRNGSRSYGSVKCFKCSISGIPCAMLIIERTHHGPEVVEIVAEKNLRETLGLIDGSEVEITVNI; this is encoded by the coding sequence ATGTTGAGTGCCGCTTCCGTGGTTAGTGCTGTGCATATGGAGTATAGGGATCTACGTAAGATACCTTACTTATTGATGTTGATAATGAATGGAGTCAATGATGTGGAGTCAAGGCAGATAAACATAACGAAGGTAGCTGCTCAGCTAGGCACGACGCCTCAAAACTTGTCTAAGATACTTAGGAAACTGGAGTCAGACGGCATAATAAGTAGGTCACCCGGCGATAAGATAGAGGTAAGATTAACCCCCAAGGGAAGCGAGTTATTGAAGCAAGTGATAACCCTGATCGGCCAGTACCTTGGCCAGTCACTAACCGTGATGTTGAGGGGTCGAGTCGTATCCGGGCTTGGGGAGGGCAGGTTCTATATGAGCCTTGAGGGATATAGGAAGCAATTCGTGGAGAGGCTAGGCATAAATCCATACCCAGGCACATTAAACGTGAAGATAAATGATGAATACATAAGGGAGAGAATATACTTGGAGAAGCTGCCCGGCATAATAATTGAGGGATTCAGGAACGGCAGTAGGTCGTATGGCTCAGTCAAGTGCTTTAAGTGCAGCATAAGCGGCATTCCATGCGCAATGCTGATAATTGAGCGCACGCATCATGGGCCCGAGGTCGTTGAAATAGTTGCCGAGAAGAATCTGCGGGAAACCCTTGGCTTAATTGATGGGAGTGAAGTCGAGATAACGGTCAATATATGA
- a CDS encoding 30S ribosomal protein S15 translates to MPHRSRHKRGSSGSTRPPNKSPPQWLKYTSDETEQLIVELYRRGFTPSQIGIILRDQYGIPLAKPVTGRSITKVLEKNKLTPDIPEDLMSLIKKALKIRRHLDEHPKDMSAKKGLILTESKIRRLIXYYKGIGRLSSDFQYSPEKFSIAV, encoded by the coding sequence ATGCCTCATAGATCTAGACACAAGAGAGGAAGCAGCGGTTCCACGAGGCCCCCCAACAAATCGCCGCCTCAGTGGTTGAAATACACCTCGGATGAGACCGAGCAATTAATAGTTGAATTATATAGGAGGGGCTTCACTCCATCCCAGATAGGCATAATCCTGAGGGATCAATACGGCATTCCACTAGCCAAGCCAGTGACCGGCCGAAGCATAACCAAGGTCCTCGAGAAGAATAAATTAACGCCGGACATACCGGAGGACTTAATGTCCCTAATAAAGAAGGCCCTAAAGATAAGGAGGCACTTGGATGAGCACCCCAAGGACATGTCGGCAAAGAAGGGGCTAATACTGACTGAGTCCAAGATCCGCCGATTAATAAGNTACTATAAGGGCATAGGCCGATTATCAAGCGACTTCCAGTACTCTCCAGAGAAATTCTCAATAGCTGTATGA